The Tripterygium wilfordii isolate XIE 37 chromosome 1, ASM1340144v1, whole genome shotgun sequence sequence ACTTACCCAACTAAATCAGCAGCAAGAACAGATCTCAGCAGCTCCGATCTAGATGGGAGTGTCCTATGTATTTCTGAGGAGGGAAATGGtgtgtgaagaaaccaaccaaCTTTCATTTCATTGTTATAGTCTTTTAGACATTTTGGAAGAAACATTAGGTGGTAATCATGGCACCAAACCACATCTCCCTCCTGATAATGTTGGTTTACCACATCAGCAAACATTTGATTTGCCTTCTTATATGCATCAAATTGTGATTGAAAGCTCCGAGTGGTTGCAAGGCGATCTTCTTGAGGAAGTCCCAAATAATGGAAAAGAGGCCACAAGATGTTGTTACAATAACCATTGTAATATTGATGAACTATCTCTTCATCAAGAAATACAGGGATGCACCTCTGCAGTCAAACAGAGGAAAATTAGGGAAAAGAGTAAATTGGGTATCTATCATGTATTGTTATGTGTGTGATGGAAATGACGTGCgggcaaaaataaaaaagatacgTATGTGAAAATTTTATAAGAGAACTTCAAGACTTAAGAAAGATTTCCAAACCTTTTCAGCTAAAGCTTTTGTAAGCGCTCTTTGCCCAATTTCATCAGATACATTTACACCAGCCCAACCAATCCATCTGGTGTCGAATTCCTTCACACCTTCAAGAAAATAACCAGGTTTCAATTAACCTCCTAAAATCTCAAACACTTGAATTATAAGTACACAATGGAAAAAGTACAGCATGTGTAAGAAATGTGTATTATGTATGTTTATAATTAGTAAAAACAACTACAGAAGACGGTATTTTGTTTCTGGGGGGAAATAAGGAGATAGAAATACACTGATGCCAGCCAATAATGTAGCCAAAATTCAATGTATCACGTTAAACAAAACATTAGGCTTCACTTACCTAAGAGTGCACTGACTAGTCCCCCTACGCTTATCTCAAGTTGCCAAGAATCCTCACCCTTTCTAACTGCAGAGACTGGTAACCTGTTGGCTACTACCAACAAACGCTGTTTAGAAGGCTGCCCATTTTGCTTTTCGCATCCGACAAGTCCTTCTGAGAACTCTTCCTCATTGAACAGGCCACAATTTTCAGGGTCACTTGGGATCTGGTCATTTCCAAAGACTTCTGGGTCTCTGTTAAAATCTCTAGCCACCTCAGGCAAACTGAAAACCTTGTTGATTTTCCTCAGTTCCCTGTCCCTCAGAAGCCTTTCTACTCTTGTTGATCTAGGCGTTCCTGGACTGCAGCCATAGTTGTTCCCAGGAATATGCGCTGTTTGCAACATGACCTACAGTAATCATATTAAAAATTGCCTCCAAGTCTCGAACCAAGCTAACAGGCAACAGCGACAAATACAAGTACTTTTCTTCACAGTAAATTGGCTCAATAACAACTTACTCAAAGGgtttaacataaaataaaaaaatcatagttCACCATTCAATCTCTAACATGAAGGCAAAGCATCGCCCAGAGTGTGTCTAATTAATTTCCCGTATGCTGTCACTCGTTACTCGTTAGGAAAACCAACAAGCCTGGAGTGATTGGCCagatgatttttgttttttttttgtcattcaaACATCTAAATGAACATCACAGTATCACACAGCACATCTAGTAACAAAATAACGAGCATTATTGATtctacattgaagaaattattGCACTGATTAAGCTACAGAAAACCCAAgtgataaaacaaaataagtgAACATTAGAGATAACTAACAGTCCAAGGCAGCTATGTCTAATGGACTTCAACCCAACGTAGAGCATAATACACATAAGGCCTAGCATCAAATACATTCATCATCCTTCATCTCCATTGTACTCATCCCAAACGAATGTCAAAGAACGTAAAGCAAATAAGGCACATTCTCAATTTTCAAGCAAAAACTCCAACAGACGATCGACTGCAATCTATGTGAACCCAAAAACAAACCCATCTGAAATTTGCACCTAACAACCACCCAGAAGCCAAAACAAAGCAAGGAGAAGAAACACAAGTCCCAGAAtcataaaagcaaaaaaaaaaaaccccagaaTTGGGTCATCACCTGATTGCTCTGCAAAATGTCGATCTCCTCAGATTCTTTGACATTCACAGCCATATTGCGGGAGTGAGTGACCTGGCTGCGCACAGAAAGGGCAATATGGAGATGAGAAAGCAAGTTGGCATAGCGATATTTTGGGGGACTCTGGTCAGGATAGAGAGAGGgctagagggaaaaaaaatctaccAATATAAATACGTAATCACATAGAGATCATATGAAAAAAGCTATTGTGATTTAAATTTACAGAATAAACTTTACAATAGCATGGATtgcaatcaaatatatatacatgggtAATAAAGACTGAATCTTTGCATGCAAGAGACACGAAATTCAATAACTTTGGTACTTATAAGAGTGAAGTATGACACAAAACGACCCCACCATGATCTCTTTCTTTATTAATATTGCCTATATTTTATATGTAGCATGTATCTATCCTGAAAGAATTTGAAACATTATGTTCCCTGGATTAATCTTGTCGCACCCTAGACCTCCGAGAATAGTTCTGATCCTATAACACCTCCACCCGTTTGGGTCATCTGATAGGCCTTTTCGGCGTCTTTATGGATATATCACATGAATTCAAACCCGTATATATAGTCTACTTGTTGGGTCTCGCATAAATGAGTCTATAAGTACAAAGAAGTGTTATAATAAAAATCGTAAGAGCCTTAGGCCTAAATCGAACAATACCTCAAGTAATTTGAGTCAAACTTCTATCTCAAttctatattttcttttatgagGCTTAGTAATACCAAAATAACTTATAGTAtgatgaaaatgattttttttttttgtaatcaaGAACGACATTATACAAATTTACGGTTTACTCAAGAAAAATTCACCGATTAGACTATCATCCAAATGGTTGCTGAAAAATTATTCTAAAACTACTATTAGCTAACCCAAACAAACCCTTAATTAGACACATTGAGGATGGcctaacaaaacaaaataagaagcaAAATGAATGTTAACAATGTAATCATAGAAGTTATCGAAGACAAAATGAACTTTTGAAGAAGAAATCAAGGGTTGCAAATTTACGCGATTTTCTCTTTCACCGTCGTTACCAACGTTTGAGTGATCTTCTCCCAAATCGTTTGAGGTCGGTGACATGAATCCATGATTTCCGCTTTGTACATACATAAACATTTCAAAAAACATTCTTAATTAATCAgatcaaatcaaaataaaaaccaagataGAGATTCAAACAAATCGGATGAGTAAAAAAATTCTAACTCAACTATGCAAATCTATTTTCAAACCAAATGTGTATAAAACAATCATacattatgaaaaaaaattgaaaaataaatgaatgattATTTGAAAAAACACACAAATCAAACTAGAAAATGGTAAGGAGAAGATGGAGTAAAATACTTGCAGAGAAGCTTAGCTTAGGTCACACGAGCTTCAATGGCTGATGAAAATATCTTACCTCTCTTTAAAAGGAATTATATATATTGAGACATTTGAAGGATAGAGTCGGATTGTGCAGGTTCTGGAtatgatttttataaaattaatttcatttcttaATATTGTTTCAATTAACACTTTTATTACCTTTCGGATTTGCATCAAATATAACGGtccgtttggtttgttttccgTGCTTTCTATGTTTTCAGAAAACGTTTTTTTTGTTCGTTTTATGCTTTTAAATTGTCTTCAAGTGTTTTTCTGTTCTCGTATTTTCTAAAATGGACAATCAAATGTGTTTTCAAGATTGTTTTccgttttttgaaaaatgaaaacagaaaatgtaTGGAACACGAACATATCGTGAGCTCCAATGCAATAAATTAATATTCTTGTCAATTGAATGTTCATCCTTCAAGCTTAAATGAATTAaaacatctctctctctatatatatatagagtttgAATAATTATATCTATAATTTTTATCTCTAAACTTAAAATCATTATATAAAGGTGTTCATTTAAATGATTAATACACCTTCATCTATTTATTCTTACTGCCTTATTTTCCTTTACCCTATTATTTAAATAAGTATAATGTATGTAACAACTATCTTCACTCGTCTCTACTTCACCAATTGATGAGGAAAAACAATTATAAGCAGAGCCCAATTTTATGGGCCAGAAGGTGGTCCATGAAAGTTGCCCAAATAGTATTTCATGGGTTTTATCCGGTCCGACAACAAAAGAAGCGTGATTTACAAGCTCGACCCACATACTTTAGGTGGCGCATCAGCCATTCAGCCGTTGATCTGATCATCGTCGACCAAACCCTAAAGGCCTAAACCCAAACGGCAAAGAAGACGGTTTTCTTCTTCCTCGTCCTCCTTCTCACAACCGCCGTCACgccctctttctctttctcattCTCTCAATACCAGTCCCTCCTCTCCCTCTCGCACTCCCTCCTCATTCGAGTATCCAATCTACGCGCATCCCGTGGCGATATTTTGGGGTCGCGGCGCGCCAAGCTCATCGCCGACAAGCTGGAGCGAGGGCTAGGGTTGGGTTTCTGGGGGTTGGCGTGGTCGGCAGGATGGGACTATCTGAAGAATTACGCATGGAGGGACTGGAATTACGGGGATTTGTATGGCGTCGTATCGGACCTGAATGAATTGATGGGATACTTGGGTGATTTGACCCGAACCGGATCCGAAGTGGAGAAGGCTGCCTGGGTGGCCCGTAATTACCAGAGTGTTCTTCGGATTTCAAAGCGAGTCATGAACAAGCTCCTCAAAGTTTTCCGTCAATCGGTACACACtcatctcttttttgtttttgtttaagcTCATGAATCGATTATTAAGCATTACCACTGCATTGACAGGGAGCGTTGAGAGAAGCGTTGGAGATGATACAGATTGAGATTGTAGAAGGTGGATTGTTGAAGGATTGCCTTGAAATCGGGGGCAAGGACGTTAGAGGCGTGGTTCAGATCTTGAAGGATTTGGCTTCACAGTACACTGCCGCTCCCGATGATGGGAACCGCGATCTATGACCCACTGGATTGTCGGTCTGTCTGTCTTGCTAGATTTGGTTCTTGTATTGTATTTTGGGTTGATCTACTGGTTTGATTGGGCCCATTTTGTGTCAAGTTTTGGGGAAGCCCCTAGTATTATATGTATGGGTAAGGCCTATATGATTTTATGGCCCAGGTTcagatttattatttttttaaacggACAATTGACAGTAAGAACAAcaatttaattgtaaaaaggtcatggacatttttaaaattataaaaaagtgcaatttaagggtaatttggtcatctgacttaagatattttttagtttatacctacaataccctcctctttcttcttcttcttctccttctccctccggcctccaactatccaactctagtgtgtcctctctttctctccttcttctctactaaaagttatctccttctttctctccttcttcctctccttcttcttcttcttcttcttcttcttcttctggttctcgatctggttcttcgttgtcttcttctccgtttttggccgagtttctcctctcttcatctccttcttcgtcgttgctcaatctggactgcgtcgagttgctctgctttgtttttgacagatctggactatgcttcgttgttcaatctgggttgtgctttgtttttttgcagatctggactctggttcattttttgcagagatgtatcactatagtatcactatagtatcaccaacaccaaaaaaccactaaaatgatgaaactagtatgcatacttcatcttcctaactacttttcctttcttgattttcttttcttggttgcctctcttgttcgttttgaaaaaacatttacaagtgcagagatgtatcactatagtatcacgaacacaaaaaattcattaaaatgatacaattgaaccaatacgcatacttcttcttcctaattacttttcctttcttggttttcttttcttggtttgtacatctcttgctcgttttggaaaaacatttacagctgcagagacgtatcactatagtatcacgaacatcaaaaatccactaaaatgacataattgaaccagaaagacatgtaatgctatcaaatttacattctaacatttatatcatcattttataagccaaaaatataaattgaacactaaattggatcttctatttaaaagtatcactattgtatcacaattcgtggagagagaaaatcaaaattgaggttattttggtaaaagatgatccccagtgtacttttttaaaaggatgttttagtgattgcacttttttataattaagtataatctagtgtaccggcctccaaaagtcccttttTTAAAACGAGGGGATTGAAACCGTGATCAATAAGATGATAcacattatcattattattagtgGTTCGGGTGTGTCAAGTTTTGACACCTAACATACATGTGTGAAAGACAGTCTACGAGGATATTGATACttgtttttttcattatttgctCAGCTTGGGATAtgaattttatgattttctgttCACAGGATCCGCTCAAGTTGCTCTAAGAAAAGTTTATGGGGCTACATtagcttaaaagatgatttgTGGTAGCCAGGTCGTAGCATAGTCTAGACTCTAGACAGAGATTTGACATTGGCACATTCACATAATTGGCTACAGTTGCTCATAAATATGTCATGTGTTGGGTGAGTCATAAGCTATTAAGCTGGCTGGTGTTGTTCAGAAACTCTGAATCCTTTTGTCGAGAATTAATGCCCAACTCACATGCCCCCCCTACTAAATATCAATCTTATCCTCCCCTTCATCGCCAAATGTCTTCCATTTTCTCAGACGtgtaaaaagaagaaaggaaaattaaGAAATCAATAGACTATTCTACTTCATACCCTGTGTCTGTGATTGCAGTATCTATCTATAGTATATACTTTCTATTTTGAGACCATGCAATGCATGATGCATCGCTTCTGATATCTGCAAGATCGAGGTTGATACTGATACTACTACCGCACACCTCCAGAAACATAAAATCATTTCATTCACTTCTAAAGTAATTTATGTTTCTAATCACCACTAGTTCACCACTGATCCACAGTTCAGTAAACATAAATCTTTTCATTTGGAGATCTAACTAAGTTTTGACTCTCTTCTAATTTCTTTCGACAACTAAGATTTAATTagatggaaaagaaaagaaaagaaaagaaatgactGTGGGAATAAAAAGTCATCGccaaacaatttttttaaaggtGGGCACGACGAAGATAAGCCATTAAACTCATCTCATATCAAACTTTGACACAGAACGTCTTGCGGAAAAACCTTCAAATTTACGATTATAAATCCTCTATACTTTCGTTGCGTCAAACTGGATCATATGTATTTGGTCAATATACAATACAGGCTTGGGTTGGCACCGACGCAGGGTCAAGATCAACAATTGCAATCAAACTACATTACACCCTTTATGCTTAATCATGTTGGGAGAGATATGAGAGCGATTTTGCCTTAATTGCTCAAAAGGGTTGTCTTTTAATTCCCAGAGGGCCAGAGTTATTTATGTTACTCGGCATGACTTGACCTTCTAAACATTAAATTTTGACACCTACTACCATTAAATGCCGTGTGTGGGTTACAACCTTGCACATTTTATggccacacacaaaaaaaaagaaagaaaaaaaagggaaaaaaaaatacgtaCGTTGATGCTGAATTGGAGTTACGAGCAAAGATGATTATTGACTTATGACCATATGCAGTCAACCAAAGTAAAACCAAGTTGAGCAAGTATTTATCACACCTATCCCAAATATTGATATGGATGTACGTAATTTTATATGTGTTGGGGTATAGTGTAACGGAACACACACAAAACAAGTCACCTCAATCAACAACAAACGACTAAACCCAATTAGGAACAAAAACTCAATCACCATAAGCAATAATCAAACACGCACTAAAAATAAATCAAGTAGATAACAAAGAAGATATTGGGATTTACGTGGTTCAGCTATACCAAGTCTATGTGCACGGGGTTGTGCGAGCACTCTATTAGATGATCAAATCCGAGCCTCTTCGACAACCTCCAAATTACTCAAGTTTTGATCGATACCACTTGAGAAACCCACAAGAAATCAGCATTGTATACTCAAGATTGATGAATTGATCTCACCAaactctcctctttctctgtttttgtctctctctaaaaccctaaGAGCAAGCCCCAAACAAAGAATACAAGAagtgaagggaaaaaaatgtcCTTAAACTACTTAAAAGTCTGATTACATTATCTGTC is a genomic window containing:
- the LOC119996479 gene encoding uncharacterized protein LOC119996479; this encodes MRKNNYKQSPILWARRWSMKVAQIVFHGFYPVRQQKKRDLQARPTYFRWRISHSAVDLIISLLSLSHSLLIRVSNLRASRGDILGSRRAKLIADKLERGLGLGFWGLAWSAGWDYLKNYAWRDWNYGDLYGVVSDLNELMGYLGDLTRTGSEVEKAAWVARNYQSVLRISKRVMNKLLKVFRQSGALREALEMIQIEIVEGGLLKDCLEIGGKDVRGVVQILKDLASQYTAAPDDGNRDL